One segment of Prochlorococcus marinus str. GP2 DNA contains the following:
- a CDS encoding amino acid ABC transporter ATP-binding protein, which yields MKPILTAKNLTKSYAKGILALNKVSFTLDQGKVLVVMGPSGSGKSTLIRTINGLETFDKGELNVLGIKIRADSDERKIQKIRRRVGMVFQQFNLFPHLSILENITLAPIQVQKRNKKEAEEYGMYLLCQMGIESHAKKYPGQLSGGEQQRVAIARSLALKPELLLFDEPTSALDPERINEVLDAMRRLADQGMTMIVVTHEIKFAKEVSDQVLFIDSGKILEISPPEVFFSNASHERSRKFLNQIN from the coding sequence ATGAAGCCAATACTTACCGCTAAAAATCTCACCAAATCATATGCTAAAGGTATTCTTGCTCTTAATAAAGTTTCATTTACCTTAGATCAAGGCAAAGTTCTGGTGGTTATGGGTCCATCTGGATCAGGAAAGAGTACACTTATTAGGACTATTAATGGTCTTGAGACTTTTGATAAAGGCGAATTAAATGTTTTAGGTATAAAAATTAGGGCAGATTCAGACGAAAGAAAAATTCAAAAAATTAGACGTAGAGTTGGGATGGTTTTCCAGCAATTTAATTTGTTTCCCCATTTATCAATTTTAGAAAATATAACACTTGCTCCAATCCAGGTTCAAAAACGCAATAAAAAAGAAGCAGAAGAGTATGGGATGTATTTACTTTGTCAAATGGGAATAGAATCTCATGCAAAAAAGTACCCTGGTCAACTTAGTGGTGGAGAACAACAACGAGTTGCTATTGCACGATCTTTGGCCTTAAAACCTGAATTATTATTATTTGATGAACCAACTAGTGCATTGGATCCAGAGCGTATTAATGAAGTGCTCGATGCAATGAGAAGGCTTGCTGATCAAGGAATGACCATGATTGTGGTAACGCATGAAATTAAATTTGCCAAGGAAGTCAGTGATCAGGTTTTATTTATAGATTCAGGAAAGATTTTAGAAATTTCTCCACCAGAAGTTTTCTTTTCAAATGCTAGTCATGAAAGGAGTAGAAAGTTTCTAAATCAAATCAACTGA